TGGCTGAGATCCAGAAAATAGTGCGTTGATATGAACAGCCAGATACGTAATTTTACAAGTGGGCGATGTCAGATGTTCATGTATCGGTCAAAGCGCTGTTATAGCTGGTTAGCTTTCTATGAATGGGAGTGGGTGTTCATCTATATGTGTTCATGAAGCTTGTTCGTCAAGTACAACGGCAGCAGCGTCTGCTTGGAGATGGGCAACCTCAAATAGGAGGGAAAGACATTGCCGTGGTTCACGAAGAGTCCCGAAATCGCTATGTCCAGCGCCTTGCTCAAATTGTGGAGCCGAATGTTCATAAATTGATGCTCATGACAGACAGCTCTCTAGGGGGCCGCCCCCTTTTTCGGACCGCTGCAGCGCGTTCAGATTGAACGCGCTTGTCTGATTCATGCTGGACCGACTGAGCTCACCCCGAGGTGATTGAACCCGCCTGCTCTTGATACCCTTTGCGCAGTTTCTCCGTGATCAGCTTTTCCGCTTCACGCAAAGCACGTTCAGGGCTGTCGAGGGACTTGATCAGGGTCTGACCCTTGGTGCCGATACGGCCAAAATGCACCGTCACCTCGGCCTCTGCGACACCAATACGCCAGAACTTGTTTGAGTTGCCTTCACCGAAGGTGAACTCGCGCATCAAGGGTGTCGCTTCAGCGGTGACAGGTGACTCAGCCTCGATCTCGACGCTTTCCTCTACCTGTTCCGGTTCTGGCAGCGCAGGGGCTTCCTCACCTCGCAGGAGCGATTCGATGCGATTGAGTACGTCCTCCGGATCGCGCAGCCAGTCATGGCTAAGCACGTCGATGATCTTCCAGCCGAAACTGCGCAGCACCGTCGGGCGGAAGATGTAGCGCTCACGCACGTCCGTGGCCGCTGCGGTGTCGCCGTCCAGCAGCACGCCGAGGCTGAAGTGTTCGCCGCTGGCGTCACTGATCGCCAGGTCACAGCGGAACTGCGAACGCCCGACATATTCCTGGACCGAATGCCCGCGTTTGCGCAACGCGGCGGCGAGGGCGCTGCGCAGGTGGTCCTTGGGCAGGCTGACGGCAAAGGATTGCTTGGCGCCTGGGTTGAGGTTGGCGAGGATGCCTTGGGAGCGCGGCGCATCCCCAGTGGCACTGGCCTGGGCAAACTGCAGGAACGCACGCAATGCAGCGGCACCATCGTTGTGGGTGTTGGTGATGGCCTCGGACTCAATGCTGGAGACGATCGCCATGCGCTTGCGGGCGCGACTGAAGATCACATTCAGGCGTTTTTCCCCGCCACGCTGATTGATCGGGCCGAAGTTCATCAACATCTTGCCGTTCGGCCCTGGCGCGTAGCAGATGCTCAGGATGATCACATCACGCTCGTCCCCCTGGACGTTTTCCAGGTTCTTGACGAAAAGGCCATTGAATTGCCCGGCATCTTCACGCACATACTCGCGCTCAAGCCGTGTGGCAAAGGCCGAGTCGCTGCTGGCCAAGTCTTCCAACGCCTGCTCGATGGCGCCTTGCTGGGCCTCGGAAAACGCCACGATGCCCAGGCTCAGGCCGGTCTCGCGTTGCAGCAGTTCACGCACCAGGTTGGCGATATAGCGTGCTTCGGCCAGGTTGCTGCGGCTGAGATAGACACCGTCGCTCATCTTCAAGAAGCTGATCGGGCTTTCCAACAGCGTGTCGGCACCTTGGATCACGGCCTCGGTATCCGTGGAGTCCAGTGCGGCGTGGGCCGGGGCAGGGCGCTCGATACGACGGTCGGGAATGGTGATCAACCGCCCTTCATAGAACGCTGCGTTGGAGAAACTGATCAAGGCTTCGTGGCGGCTGCGGTAGTGCCACGCCAGCAGGGTCGCCGGCAGGTTACGCGCGGCTTGGCTGAGCAGGCTGTCGGCATCCAGGTTGATAGCGATCTGTTCGCCGTCCTCCATGGCAATCAGTTCGTTATCGTCCTGGTCGCCGGCACTGGAGAAGAAGTTGGTCGGTGGCAACTGCATCTCGTCACCCACCACAATCACCTGCTGCGCACGGCTCAGGGCCGGCACGGCTTCTTCGCTGGGTATCTGGCTGGCTTCGTCGAAAATCACCACGTCAAACAGGTCCGGCGTCAATGGCAGGGTGTCGGACACCGACAGCGGACTCATCAACCAGATGGGCTTGAGGTCGTTGATCACCCGGCCACTGTCACCACTGGCCATTTCACGAATGGAGCGATAGCGCATGGTCTTGCCCAGCTCATGCTCCAGTTCACGGCGACCCTTGGCGTAGGCTTTCTTGAACTCGCGCGCCTGGGCGTCCAGTTGCGTCACCGACATCGCCGATTGCTTCACATGCTCCAGAAAACGCTGGTGCAGCGTCGCGCTGAGCACATGAGCGTTGCCTTTGAGCAGGTTGCTTTCTGCCTGGCTGACCTGGCGCGCGGCCAAACTCAAGGCCGGGCCATCGAAGCGGGCCAGCTGTGGGTTGGCGCGGTACAGGCGGGTCAGGTTTTCCTGGGCAATCAAGCCGTCCAGTGCACGTTGCGCCAAGGCGTACTGTTGCACGACCGCGAGGCAGACAGGATTGGCCTGGTGCAGCTCATTGAGCAGGGGCAGGGTATCGGGCAGTTCGTCGAGTTCTTCACGCAGATCGCGCAGGTATTCCGCCAACTCGCCCAGGCTTGGCGCGAGGTCGAACACACAATGTTGCGCGACCAGCTCGGCCAGGCGCGCCAACGGCTGACGCAGGCTGGCTTCCTGGCGCACGCCGGGGAGGGCGTCCGGGTTACCCCGCAGGCTCTCGACCCACTGGCGCAACAGCGGTGATGCGCTGAGCTGCTGGAGCAGGGCTTGCAGGTTGTGCACGAACAGGTCGATGTCCGGGATGCCATAACGGCTTTGCAAGCGTTGCTGCTCGGCGTGTAACTCGGCCGTGGCGCGGTGCTCACCCGCCAGGTTGTCGAGCACACTGCGCAAACTCGGGCGAATCGCGTGCTGGCTGAAGTCGTAGCGTCGTTGCAATTCACCGCGCAGCCGCCACCAGGAGGGTTGCAGCCAACGCAGCGGCGAGCTTTCCAACCGCTGTACCAGCTCAAGGGCCGCCTGGGTGTCTTGCGGCGCCAGTTTTTCACGCCAGTGGTGGGTGGATTCGCGGGCGTTGTGTTGCTGTACAGCCAGTGCCTGCAACGCCGCCTGTTCCGCATGCAGCGCTTGAGAGCCTGATGAGCCAGGCTCTAGCAGATCGAGGTGCGCGGCCAGGTTGGCGCTGGTCAGTTGCTCGGCGGCCTGGGTCAGTACGCACGCATCTGCCAGGCGAGTATTCCCGGACAGTAGGCTCGACGATGACTCCAGAAACAGTTCGACACTGTCCATCAACCCACTGGCTTCATCCAGGAATGCCTTGAGTTGACCATACGCATGTTCATGGGTAATCAGGCTTGAGGCCAAGCGGCTGAAAGGATGCCGTGCAAAGCTGTCAAGGCCGAAACGTTCTTTGATCGCCTGATACACGCGGCCGGTCAGCTCGCTTTGGGCCTGCCAATGACGCCATTCGGGCAGACGCTCCAAGGCTTCGGGTGGTAGCTTGGCAACCACGGGCGGCAGCTCGATCAGATGACGCACCAGCTCGCGTACCGAGCATGCCAAGGACTCCGGCACGCCCGTCATGGCCTGTTCAAAACGCTCGATCAAGCCCAGCTGTTGGCTCAGGCCGGCCAGTAAGGTGTCGCGCTGCGCTTGCAACTGCGGCGACTGCGCATCGCCGGCGATCCAACGCTCATAGCACTCGCGCAGGTTACCCACGAAGGCTTTCTTATCGGTCTGGGAGTCATGGATCAGGCAGCACAAGTCGCCCAGTTCACTTTGTTGCAGGCGATGGAATACCACGTCCAGTGCCGCACGTTTCTCGCAGACAAACAGCACTCGCAGGCCGCGACCGGCATAGTCCGCGATCAGGTTGGTGATGGTCTGGGATTTACCCGTGCCCGGCGGCCCCTGAATAATGAAGTTGCGTCCGGTGCGGGCCAGGCTGACGGCAGCATTTTGTGTCGCATCGCCGGCCACCACGTTCCACTGTTCCGGGAGTGGGATAGGGTCGGGGGCCTGGACCTCGACATCGCGAGGCTCGATGGAGAACATCCGGTCAAACGCTTCGTTCTGCGCCGGCTCGTCGATCAACTGCGCATAGTCACGCACCAGCGACATCTTGCGATAGTTGAAGTTGGCCAGGGTCACCTGGGTCAGGTCGATGTCCCAGGCGTAGCGATGCCCCTGGTTCTCGGGCAGGGCGAAGGTGCTGTTTTCGGCGCTGCTCGCAACCATCTGAGGATGTTGATTGCGCAGCACAGGTTTGGCGCCTACGGCCAGGCGCAGCGGCAACTCACTGGGCAGGACCTTCTGCTGGAACCATTGCAGGCCCAGCGGACGGAAATCTTCGCGGTCGTAGCTGAAATCCGGTTTCACCAAAGGCGTCGACAGGCGCTGGCGGGCACGACGGCGTTGGAAGTGGTGCAGATGCTGCACGGCCTTCTGGTGGATCAGCTCGATTTGCGGTTTGCTTTGCAGGCGTAACTCGACGCCGGGTTCGGTCAGTTTGATCTGGCGCGCAATATCGGCGTGGATGTCTTCCAGCGAAGTCTTTTGCAGGTCGACGGTTTCCGGCAACTGGATATCGTAGAGCTGACGCAGTTGATGGCGCAGGACCGGGTTGAATTCGGCCTCGGTTTCGTCGCACTGCAACACGAACTGGTCACGCACGCCTTTTTTGCGACTCAACTCCACTGGAAGCCACAGCAGCGGGGTGACGATGCGTTCTTCCGGCGTGTCCTTGAGGTTGTGCCAGCGCATGAAGGCCACCACCAGGCGCAGGTTGCTGAAGCCGAACTCGGCACGGTCGCGGCGGGTTTCCTGAATGATGCGCTCCAGCGACGCCTGCAACCAAGTCTGGTCTTCAAAGCGCAGCCACTGTTGCAGGCCAACGGGCTTGCCGCTCAGCACTTGTTCGGAAAACCCGCCGAAGGTCGGCTGCCAGGTGCACAGCGCTTCAGGCCGGATGCTTTCAATGCGCATCACTAACGGCACGCTGGCCACGGTCAGATTGACATTGGCCTGGGTCGGCCGGAAATACAGCAAGCGATTGCGCCGCGATAGGTCAAACAAGCGGTTGCGCAGATGTTCCAGCACCACCGTACGCCGCGATGCCGGGCCTTCAGCCTGGGCCAGCACACGCTCGACATCCAAGCTGGCCGGCTGTTCGCGCCAGGACTCCAGGCGCCGCGCCAGCGAGCCCACATCCGTGGCACGTTCGTGGCGGTTGAGCTCCGTCATCTCGACGATCAGGTTGGCCAGCACCGGGTTGAGCCGGCCATTGAGCTGGAACAGATTGCGCCGGTGCCGGGCAAACGTCTTGACGTCATTGATATCGGCAAAATCCAACCCGCACGCCAGGCACGCCAGCAACTGGCCGAGCTGGAATATGTCGGTGATCTCATCGTGGTGCCCGAGGCGATGCTCCCAACTGTGCAGGTCCGGAAGGAACACCGGGTGGTCGATGGCCTGATGCAGGTCCTCCTGGACCTGCAGGTCGGTAATGGCCACGCCGCTTTCCGAATCCCGGGTCAGGCGGACTTTGCCGACGACGTTCAGAGCCGATTCCGGATTGGGCTGCACTTGCTTGATCGCATCCAGCGCCAGCCGTGGAGGCACGCCTTCAGGGTTACGCAGTTGCAGCGTGCGTTCCGGCCCTTGCAGCACATCGAGATAACCGAGCTGGGCGACACGTCCCAGTTCGTGCAGCTGTGCCACCTGACGCAGCAGTGGCAGCGCCAGGAACAATACATCGTCGATGGGCACGGCGGCGCCATCGTGGCTCTGCAGCAATTGAGTGAACGTGACGGGTTGGATTACTGGGTCCATGTGTCGACCTCCGCTTTGAGCGCGCGAACGAGCGGGTCGAGCTCACGTTTGGGTAGTTTGATATCGCGCTTGAGCACGCTGATAAAGTCATCGGCGCTGCCGAGTTTCTTCGCGGTGCGCGCGGCATGCAGCAGAGCCTCGTCCCGCAAGTCGCGGTCCACCAGGCTCAGGTCGAGCATGATGAAGTGCAGGTATTCATGGATGCTGGTGTCGATGCGCTCGGAATTCAACGTCGTCAGGTCGAGCGGCGTTTCGTTGTCTTTCCAGTCCGGGAAAAATCCACGTACCTGATTGAGCACAACCTCGGATTGCAACAGCGGGGAGCCGATGAAATGGGCCATAAAGCCGCGGGTGAGGGTGGTCAACTCGACCTGGTCGGTCACATCCAGGCGATTGAGCGACAAGGGCCCGCGCAACCGGCGATCCAGCCAGTTATCCGTCTGCGGGAGTTGCTGCCACCAGCTGTCCACCGCCTGGGAGCGCAAAAACGTCTCCGGATGGGAGACGCCCTGGGACAGCTGGGCATCCTTACCATCCAGCTCGCGGGCCTGCTTCAAGTAACTGGCCGCATCGACGCTGACGATGCCGGTGTGAATCTTGACCAGCGAGGTAATCGACGCCTCTGACCCGTTGGCCACCAGTGCTGCGCCGCGGTCGGCATAGATTTCGGTGTGCAGGCTGTACAGACGTGCAGTCTGTTCCAGGCTGGGCGGCGTATTCACGTCGGCCATGGCGTGATTGAGAATCCGCTCGGCGGTGAGAAAGTCACCACCGTGCTCCGACCACAGCCGGTAATGAGCCAGCTCATGCCCGAGCAATGCCAGCAGTTCCTGGGCGTCGAGACGCTCAAGAATCGGCCCATAAAACACCACATGCACTTCTTCGGCCAAGTAATACAGGCTCGCGTTCATCGCGCCGTCGCCAGCTTGGTAAAGGGTGGCGGGTGCCTTGATCTGCAAACACTGCAATGCGGTTTCACAGGCCTGATAAGCCTGCGGATGGGTCTCGGGGCTCAAGCGATAAGTGTCACGCAGCAATTGCGCACGTACATCCTGGGCGTGTTCCTGCTGAACGCCCAAGGACGAGGCCCATTCCCACACGGCAGGTTCATGGGTTTTCAGGTAGTCGACCACACGCTGGTGGTATGGCAATGGCGTCAGGCTGCTGATATCCAGCGCAGGGGTACTCATCGTATTCAAACGTCCTTGAGAGGATACGGCTCCATACACTGCGTGGGCAGCAGAGACTGGGTTGGTATCCCGGTATCAGTGATCGGCAATAAACGCGGAGCATACCTAGGGGTGGGGGAAATTACTTGTGAAAGTGCATTGAGGGGACAGGGATCAATGTAGCGACCTTTCCTGTAATTCCACCGGCCTAGACTGATGTATCGGGTGGTGGCGACAGGTTGGGGGAGGGGACGAGTGGGGTATTGTTGGAATATCATGGCGCATGGCCATTGCCGCCTACCCACCATAAGGATATGTCCGTTGCAATCGTCCCTGAACCTCCAGAGCCTATTAGCTGACAAGCAAGTCATCGTTCCCGACTATCAACGCGCCTACGCTTGGGAAACGCCTTCAGACAGTAGCCGGTCTTCGCAGGTCGACGTGTTTCTTGCTGACCTTGAACGCCATCAACTCAGCCATAGCTGTTCGCCCTATTACTTAGGGCATTTCCTTTTCGAGCGCACTGACGACAAGCTCCACATTATCGACGGTCAACAACGGCTAACGACCATTACCCTTTTTCTTCAAGCATTGTTCACTCAGTTGCGCAGCCTTCGTGAACTGAACGACGATGAAAAACGCTGCTTTTCCGACCTGATCCGTTGTGGACATATGCTACGTTTCCAAACGGTTAACTATGATCGTCAGTTGATGAACGCCGTAGTACACGGTGGAGAAAAGGTTGATGTTAGCGGGCTGGAAACCAAATCGGCTCAGCGTATTCTGCGTGCCTTCAATTATTTTACTGAGCAACTGCGTCACCAGCCAGAAGCCTGGCTGGTGACGATGCTCAGAGTGTTGTCTCAAGCCCGTTGCACGGCACATATCGTGCGAGACAGGGCAGAGGCCATTCAGATGTTTATTTTCCAGAACAACCGGGGGAAACGCCCTTCGAATCTCGAGGTCACCAAGGCACAATTTATGTATGCAGTTCATCTGCGCGCAGAGGATGAACATCTCCGAGAAAACATGATTGAGGACATCAACACTCGCTTCGGGCGTATCTACAAGTCCATCGCATCTATCGGCTATCGGATTGATGAAGACGATATTCTGCTTTATACCTTGCGGGTCTACCGCAATTCGCTCTGGGAAAGCACCCCACTTGAAATGATTGAGCAGGCGTTGGTCGGCGACGAACCGCTAACCTTCATCCAGAAGTTTGTACAGTTACTGGAGTCGAGTTTTATTTACCTGTCAGTTTTTTTCGGCAAAGACGAGAAGGCTCATTTCGCGATTCACTCCCTGGTCAGCCTCGGTTCGTTGGCGATCGCGCTGCCATTCATCATCAAGGCATATCGCCAAGTCATGCCTATAACAGACATTACCGCATTGTGCTCGGCTTTCGAGAGTCTGTTATTACGACATCGTCTGATAGGCAGCCGCGCAGATCTGACATCACGACTCAACGATGTCTTCGAACTATTTTGTGAACAGGATGCGGATATCCAGCCGTTGCTGAAGCGTATCGCGTATTTGAAAACGGTGGAAAGAGGCTGGTGGGCATACTGGAATGACATGAAACTTGAAGAGGCGCTACACGGTGAAATCAGCCATGCCACTGCCCGGCATTTGCTGTGGAAGTATGAAGTTTATCTGGGAGGAAATGGTCAGCGTGGTTACCGCCCGCATCGCTTCGACCGTATAGATAGACCGGAATTAGAGCATATCGCTCCACGCAGTGAACCAGTTTGCACGCCTCATGGTTACGGAGAATATAGTGAAGACTTCAAAAGCGGATATCTGAATTGTCTGGGTAACTATTTGTTATTGTCGAAATCGCATAATTGTGCAGTAGGCAAAATCGCCTTTGCAAGCAAGTTGGCGACCTATAACCACAGTGCTCAACAGCGCGAGATATTGGCATTCTTGACCGAAGACAGATTATGGGGGATGGATGCCATTGATAAGCGTCATGAGCGGATTGTTCGGGTGCTGATGGCTCAACTGTAACCCTGTAGCGCAGGACGGAATGTAAGAGCCTGCATTAAGTGCTTCGACTGCTGATCACCCTTAGAGGAATCCCATGCTAGCTCGTGAACAACTGCTTAAACGCATCGCCGAACACCTTTCCCGTCTCAGCGTGCAAACTGAACTACTTGGAAAAATACATTTCTTCGACCTTAATATCGCGGCAGAACACTTTTATGCGAGTCTTCTTAATCAAGTGTATGGGTGTGATCTTGTCAATCTCAATCATGCCCAGATGAACGCCGCAGCGATCGACTTGGCCGATCAAAGCCGGAGTCTGGCAGTTCAGGTTACATCCCAGCGTAGTGCGCAGAAGATCAAAAAGACGTTGGACAAATTCGCTAAACATGGACTGGGAACCAGCTACACAACTTTGAAAATTGTGATAATAGGCAAGCGAACAGGCACCTACAGTACTGTATCAGTTCCGACCGGTGTCGCCTTTGACGGCAAGGCTGACGTCATCGACAATGTGTCTTTAATCAAAGATGTTTCCCTGAAGTCGGTTAGGGAGCTCCAGTGCATCCTAGATCTAATGGAGAGTGAGCTCAACTATAGTCAGGCTGCTGCATCCATCATGGATAAAACTGATAAAGATGCTCTTTTATGTTTGCGTAACTTAATGGACCGATCCGCCTTCCAGGACCCATGGGACTTAGAAGTAAGTTATCCAAAATTCCGGAGTACTATCACCGACCTTATTGAGACAATCAATACAGGGCGATCCGAAGGGGTGCTAATCACCAAGCCTCGATTTGTCTACGAAGATCATGCACTTGCTGAACACCTGAATGCGCTCTGCACTCAGCTGCGAGCGCTACGTCAGTTGTTTCAGCTTCATGTCAAAAGCGGCGAAATTGACTTAAACGCAAATGCTTGCAAGTTCCATATTCCTGAGTCTGGAGCGGCTTTCGATGCGCAACGTAATGCAATCATCGCTGGATTCAATGCCATAACGGCGCCGTACGGCCTCAAGCCATTACCCAACATTAGCTGACTCGCAATACCTAGACCACGCGTTGACGTGCCGCTGTAGTGCAGTACGTGCGGAAATTAAAGGTGAATGGAGAGAACGGGATGAAATCCAAGGACTCGACATTCACACGAAGGGCATAGCCCGTTGAGAGAGTGGAAGTCAGAAGTGGCTTTGTCGAATCCGCGAGTTAACACGCTCATAAACATATCTGACCTAATACACTATTTAACCTATGGGCGATGCGTCCCGTTCACTAGCGTCCAAGCACGTTATTAAGCTCAGCTTTTTCATCCATTGAGGTGCGAGAAGCTCATCAAATCATGTTCATAGCCGAGAAACCGCTCTCCGTCGTGATAGCCTCAACAATGTCTATCAGGTCTTGAATCATCAGCCACAATAATCCCTGACTAGCGATAGAAACTATCACTCTCTCCAACCATACAAACTCACGGTTGCCTGACCACCACTAAACCACATCGTCAGCTGTTCCAATATCTTGATGTATGCGCAAGTAAACCTTCCCGGCGATCATGTCCACGCAGCGTACCAAGGTAGTAATGGCCTGAGCATCAAAGCTGCGGTGCTCTGGGTTTTCCATGCGAATCGCATAAATTTCAGTCATATTGAAGTCTTGATGGATGACTTCTGATGTGAATGTGTACACGGTGTCATAAAAGCTTCGCCCGAGCGGGGACATCTGGGCTTTGTTGCTGACATTATTCAAGAAGTCATAGCAGTACCTCATGCTCTCAGCCCACACCTTATTTCGCTTTGTATTATCGGAGCGCGAGGCTAGGATTAGAGCCGCGTCGAACCCTCTGCGATCGACTGCAGAATGGGTCTGCAGCCAGAAGCCGACCTGCTCTGGGGCTAGCCAATCGACATAGAAGTCCAACGATATTTCATAAACGGATCGAAGCAATGCGACCGCTTGGTAATAGAAGCTGTTTTTGATCAGCAGCCTGATCGCTTGAATATTTTCACTCAGACGATAAAGGACGGAGAACAGTGTCTGATGGTAATGGATGCCGGCGCTATAGGCCCCGTTAAAGTTTTTCAGGCGCCCCGTCAGGGCGTCAATGGTGCTTTGAAGGTGCTCGAACTTTGAGTCGTCATCGGTGAACTCCTTTTTGCCGAGAAGTGAGTAATACTCGCATTTCTCCGGTAGGGGCATCGTGGAACAGATGAATCCGCCCAGATTTTCTTCGTGGAAAAACTGGTGCCTTACCTGAAATGCACTTTCCACAAGATCGGCAGAGGTCTCCAGGATGACCACGGGTACTTTGT
The genomic region above belongs to Pseudomonas azotoformans and contains:
- a CDS encoding M48 family metalloprotease, with product MSTPALDISSLTPLPYHQRVVDYLKTHEPAVWEWASSLGVQQEHAQDVRAQLLRDTYRLSPETHPQAYQACETALQCLQIKAPATLYQAGDGAMNASLYYLAEEVHVVFYGPILERLDAQELLALLGHELAHYRLWSEHGGDFLTAERILNHAMADVNTPPSLEQTARLYSLHTEIYADRGAALVANGSEASITSLVKIHTGIVSVDAASYLKQARELDGKDAQLSQGVSHPETFLRSQAVDSWWQQLPQTDNWLDRRLRGPLSLNRLDVTDQVELTTLTRGFMAHFIGSPLLQSEVVLNQVRGFFPDWKDNETPLDLTTLNSERIDTSIHEYLHFIMLDLSLVDRDLRDEALLHAARTAKKLGSADDFISVLKRDIKLPKRELDPLVRALKAEVDTWTQ
- a CDS encoding SMEK domain-containing protein, whose protein sequence is MLAREQLLKRIAEHLSRLSVQTELLGKIHFFDLNIAAEHFYASLLNQVYGCDLVNLNHAQMNAAAIDLADQSRSLAVQVTSQRSAQKIKKTLDKFAKHGLGTSYTTLKIVIIGKRTGTYSTVSVPTGVAFDGKADVIDNVSLIKDVSLKSVRELQCILDLMESELNYSQAAASIMDKTDKDALLCLRNLMDRSAFQDPWDLEVSYPKFRSTITDLIETINTGRSEGVLITKPRFVYEDHALAEHLNALCTQLRALRQLFQLHVKSGEIDLNANACKFHIPESGAAFDAQRNAIIAGFNAITAPYGLKPLPNIS
- a CDS encoding DUF262 domain-containing protein; protein product: MQSSLNLQSLLADKQVIVPDYQRAYAWETPSDSSRSSQVDVFLADLERHQLSHSCSPYYLGHFLFERTDDKLHIIDGQQRLTTITLFLQALFTQLRSLRELNDDEKRCFSDLIRCGHMLRFQTVNYDRQLMNAVVHGGEKVDVSGLETKSAQRILRAFNYFTEQLRHQPEAWLVTMLRVLSQARCTAHIVRDRAEAIQMFIFQNNRGKRPSNLEVTKAQFMYAVHLRAEDEHLRENMIEDINTRFGRIYKSIASIGYRIDEDDILLYTLRVYRNSLWESTPLEMIEQALVGDEPLTFIQKFVQLLESSFIYLSVFFGKDEKAHFAIHSLVSLGSLAIALPFIIKAYRQVMPITDITALCSAFESLLLRHRLIGSRADLTSRLNDVFELFCEQDADIQPLLKRIAYLKTVERGWWAYWNDMKLEEALHGEISHATARHLLWKYEVYLGGNGQRGYRPHRFDRIDRPELEHIAPRSEPVCTPHGYGEYSEDFKSGYLNCLGNYLLLSKSHNCAVGKIAFASKLATYNHSAQQREILAFLTEDRLWGMDAIDKRHERIVRVLMAQL
- a CDS encoding WGR domain-containing protein, producing MDPVIQPVTFTQLLQSHDGAAVPIDDVLFLALPLLRQVAQLHELGRVAQLGYLDVLQGPERTLQLRNPEGVPPRLALDAIKQVQPNPESALNVVGKVRLTRDSESGVAITDLQVQEDLHQAIDHPVFLPDLHSWEHRLGHHDEITDIFQLGQLLACLACGLDFADINDVKTFARHRRNLFQLNGRLNPVLANLIVEMTELNRHERATDVGSLARRLESWREQPASLDVERVLAQAEGPASRRTVVLEHLRNRLFDLSRRNRLLYFRPTQANVNLTVASVPLVMRIESIRPEALCTWQPTFGGFSEQVLSGKPVGLQQWLRFEDQTWLQASLERIIQETRRDRAEFGFSNLRLVVAFMRWHNLKDTPEERIVTPLLWLPVELSRKKGVRDQFVLQCDETEAEFNPVLRHQLRQLYDIQLPETVDLQKTSLEDIHADIARQIKLTEPGVELRLQSKPQIELIHQKAVQHLHHFQRRRARQRLSTPLVKPDFSYDREDFRPLGLQWFQQKVLPSELPLRLAVGAKPVLRNQHPQMVASSAENSTFALPENQGHRYAWDIDLTQVTLANFNYRKMSLVRDYAQLIDEPAQNEAFDRMFSIEPRDVEVQAPDPIPLPEQWNVVAGDATQNAAVSLARTGRNFIIQGPPGTGKSQTITNLIADYAGRGLRVLFVCEKRAALDVVFHRLQQSELGDLCCLIHDSQTDKKAFVGNLRECYERWIAGDAQSPQLQAQRDTLLAGLSQQLGLIERFEQAMTGVPESLACSVRELVRHLIELPPVVAKLPPEALERLPEWRHWQAQSELTGRVYQAIKERFGLDSFARHPFSRLASSLITHEHAYGQLKAFLDEASGLMDSVELFLESSSSLLSGNTRLADACVLTQAAEQLTSANLAAHLDLLEPGSSGSQALHAEQAALQALAVQQHNARESTHHWREKLAPQDTQAALELVQRLESSPLRWLQPSWWRLRGELQRRYDFSQHAIRPSLRSVLDNLAGEHRATAELHAEQQRLQSRYGIPDIDLFVHNLQALLQQLSASPLLRQWVESLRGNPDALPGVRQEASLRQPLARLAELVAQHCVFDLAPSLGELAEYLRDLREELDELPDTLPLLNELHQANPVCLAVVQQYALAQRALDGLIAQENLTRLYRANPQLARFDGPALSLAARQVSQAESNLLKGNAHVLSATLHQRFLEHVKQSAMSVTQLDAQAREFKKAYAKGRRELEHELGKTMRYRSIREMASGDSGRVINDLKPIWLMSPLSVSDTLPLTPDLFDVVIFDEASQIPSEEAVPALSRAQQVIVVGDEMQLPPTNFFSSAGDQDDNELIAMEDGEQIAINLDADSLLSQAARNLPATLLAWHYRSRHEALISFSNAAFYEGRLITIPDRRIERPAPAHAALDSTDTEAVIQGADTLLESPISFLKMSDGVYLSRSNLAEARYIANLVRELLQRETGLSLGIVAFSEAQQGAIEQALEDLASSDSAFATRLEREYVREDAGQFNGLFVKNLENVQGDERDVIILSICYAPGPNGKMLMNFGPINQRGGEKRLNVIFSRARKRMAIVSSIESEAITNTHNDGAAALRAFLQFAQASATGDAPRSQGILANLNPGAKQSFAVSLPKDHLRSALAAALRKRGHSVQEYVGRSQFRCDLAISDASGEHFSLGVLLDGDTAAATDVRERYIFRPTVLRSFGWKIIDVLSHDWLRDPEDVLNRIESLLRGEEAPALPEPEQVEESVEIEAESPVTAEATPLMREFTFGEGNSNKFWRIGVAEAEVTVHFGRIGTKGQTLIKSLDSPERALREAEKLITEKLRKGYQEQAGSITSG